Proteins found in one Mangifera indica cultivar Alphonso chromosome 15, CATAS_Mindica_2.1, whole genome shotgun sequence genomic segment:
- the LOC123197277 gene encoding uncharacterized protein At5g19025 — MFYMPNSISLCNSIDQSLRMANCMSSSDFNPKSRQKKIPSPQNCSKAPPCEGSRFRSAVIDVVILLAVITACGFLLFPYVKVVISTSLEVFVPVFYLVKEEVISNPIIYASIGLSVCCVAIAAWIVILCTTRKCGNPNCKGLRKAAEFDIQLETEECVKNSDALVKESGGGAAGGVKKGLFELPRDHHKELEAELKKMAPPNGRAVLIFRARCGCSVGRLEVPGLKKHKKIKK, encoded by the coding sequence ATGTTCTATATGCCGAACTCAATCTCGCTCTGCAATTCCATTGACCAAAGCTTAAGGATGGCTAATTGTATGAGTTCAAgtgattttaatccaaaatcaaGGCAGAAAAAGATACCCAGTCCGCAAAATTGTTCAAAAGCACCCCCTTGTGAAGGATCAAGGTTTAGATCAGCTGTTATTGATGTGGTAATTTTGCTGGCTGTTATAACTGCTTGTGGCTTCTTGCTGTTTCCTTATGTTAAGGTTGTAATATCTACATCACTTGAAGTATTTGTGCCCGTGTTTTATCTCGTTAAAGAGGAGGTGATTAGTAACCCAATTATATATGCATCAATAGGGCTTAGCGTTTGTTGTGTTGCCATAGCTGCTTGGATAGTTATTTTGTGTACAACAAGGAAATGCGGGAATCCTAATTGCAAGGGCTTGAGGAAGGCTGCTGAATTCGATATTCAGTTGGAGACTGAGGAGTGTGTCAAGAATTCTGATGCTTTGGTTAAGGAAAGTGGTGGTGGTGCTGCTGGCGGTGTTAAGAAAGGATTGTTTGAATTGCCTCGAGATCACCATAAAGAATTAGAGGCCGAGCTTAAGAAGATGGCGCCCCCTAATGGCCGTGCAGTGCTTATTTTCCGTGCAAGGTGTGGATGTTCTGTTGGGAGATTGGAAGTTCCGGGATTGAAGAAGCATAAAAAGATCAAGAAGTAG